In one Streptomyces sp. T12 genomic region, the following are encoded:
- a CDS encoding ROK family transcriptional regulator, with translation MPRTAAPTLSSSSTPSPPSAPSTPSAPSSPSSPVPRIADRDRRRTSASAVLRSVLEHGPVARSTIARLTGLSPASVTDYCARFTERGLIREAATPRPSGGVGRPHVPVDLDNSRFVVGGVHVAVPYTTVALLDLRGRVVAERELKHSGATDPYGSYGVLARAADGLGALLDEVPGSRPLGVGFAAGGWVDRDSGTVVEHPLLGWREVPVREVLGAHTGLPVHVDGHARALVNAERLFGRARGSASVLHLFVGNVVDAAFATNDEVHHGPRSQAGTIAHLPVPGGTETCDCGRVGCLQAELSERTLCRRARDAGVIEGVNPMHVVAAAAAGDRAAVRLLVERAGAVGRAARLLLDVLNPETVVVTEMGVVHREDCLAALRAGVGDERAAAVVPTGFPHSVLAVAGGSVALDVLYRDPLAASPEAI, from the coding sequence ATGCCCCGTACCGCGGCACCCACCCTTTCGTCCTCTTCGACCCCATCACCCCCTTCAGCTCCTTCAACCCCTTCAGCTCCTTCATCCCCTTCATCGCCGGTTCCCCGTATCGCCGACCGCGACCGGCGCCGGACCAGCGCCAGCGCCGTCCTTCGATCCGTCCTCGAGCACGGGCCGGTCGCGCGCAGCACCATCGCCCGGCTGACCGGGCTGTCACCGGCCTCGGTGACCGACTACTGCGCCCGCTTCACCGAACGCGGGCTCATCCGCGAGGCCGCCACGCCCCGGCCGTCCGGTGGTGTGGGGCGGCCACATGTGCCCGTCGACCTGGACAACTCGCGGTTCGTTGTGGGCGGGGTCCATGTGGCGGTGCCCTACACCACGGTGGCACTGCTCGATCTGCGCGGACGGGTCGTCGCCGAGCGGGAGTTGAAGCACTCGGGGGCCACGGATCCGTATGGGTCGTACGGTGTCCTGGCCCGGGCCGCCGACGGGCTGGGCGCGCTGCTGGACGAGGTGCCGGGCAGCCGGCCGCTCGGCGTCGGGTTCGCGGCGGGCGGCTGGGTGGACCGGGACTCCGGGACCGTCGTCGAGCATCCGCTGCTGGGCTGGCGCGAGGTGCCGGTGCGGGAGGTGCTCGGCGCACACACCGGGCTGCCGGTCCATGTGGACGGGCACGCGCGGGCGTTGGTGAACGCGGAGCGGCTGTTCGGGCGGGCGCGCGGCAGCGCGAGCGTGCTGCATCTGTTCGTCGGCAACGTCGTCGACGCGGCGTTCGCGACCAACGACGAGGTGCACCACGGCCCCCGCTCCCAGGCCGGAACCATCGCCCATCTACCGGTGCCGGGCGGTACGGAGACCTGCGACTGCGGGCGGGTCGGCTGCCTCCAGGCCGAGCTGAGCGAGCGGACGTTGTGCCGGCGGGCGCGGGACGCGGGCGTCATCGAGGGGGTCAACCCCATGCACGTGGTCGCGGCGGCGGCCGCGGGCGACCGGGCGGCCGTACGGCTGCTGGTGGAGCGGGCGGGTGCGGTCGGGCGGGCGGCGCGGCTGCTGCTCGACGTGCTCAATCCGGAGACGGTGGTGGTGACCGAGATGGGGGTCGTGCACCGGGAGGACTGCCTCGCCGCGTTGCGCGCGGGAGTCGGGGACGAACGCGCGGCGGCCGTCGTGCCGACGGGTTTCCCGCATTCCGTGCTCGCCGTGGCCGGTGGTTCGGTGGCGCTCGACGTGCTCTACCGGGATCCGCTGGCCGCGTCACCTGAGGCTATTTAA
- a CDS encoding ABC transporter substrate-binding protein, with protein sequence MPSLPAPGVDRRLFLTSLLGVTAAAAGLTGCAESSAADAAEGASTAPLAAKVPAGTSLKIASYQNTQQLQFRLAELGDPPFKVGSWVNIGAGPDVINAFRAGSLDLANNAGIPPIQAYYQGFDAKIVAINITRKPNYLFATKPGSDIRTVEDFRGKRLAFSQGQAQGVVLLRALKKAGLEYDEVELVPLTSNQFLTALQSGQVDIAPLANQQAPAYLKQYEAKGARAITTDVVDLLNLLWAPVSVLNDPAKAAAVAAYIPYWAKGQVWTYENPDIWNEEFYVKTQNLSLAQARSISELANKPLFPPSWDEAIKWEQQTADLLAEGGFVKKFDVGGLFDHRFEGIAAKSVPAQYRR encoded by the coding sequence ATGCCGTCTCTGCCTGCCCCGGGCGTCGACCGCCGTCTCTTCCTGACCTCGCTGCTCGGCGTCACCGCCGCTGCCGCCGGCCTCACCGGCTGCGCCGAGAGCAGCGCCGCCGACGCGGCCGAGGGTGCCTCCACCGCCCCGCTCGCCGCCAAGGTCCCCGCCGGAACCAGCCTGAAGATCGCCTCGTACCAGAACACCCAGCAACTCCAGTTCAGACTTGCCGAGTTGGGTGATCCGCCCTTCAAGGTCGGCAGCTGGGTGAACATCGGCGCCGGGCCCGATGTCATCAACGCCTTCCGCGCCGGGTCCCTGGACCTCGCCAACAACGCGGGCATCCCGCCGATCCAGGCGTACTACCAGGGCTTCGACGCGAAGATCGTCGCGATCAACATCACCCGCAAGCCCAACTACCTCTTCGCCACCAAGCCCGGCAGCGACATCCGGACGGTCGAGGACTTCAGGGGCAAGCGGCTCGCCTTCTCGCAGGGCCAGGCGCAGGGCGTGGTGCTGCTGCGGGCGCTGAAGAAGGCCGGTCTGGAGTACGACGAGGTGGAGCTGGTCCCGCTGACCAGCAACCAGTTCCTCACCGCCCTGCAGTCCGGCCAGGTCGACATCGCGCCGCTCGCCAACCAGCAGGCACCGGCGTACCTGAAGCAGTACGAAGCCAAGGGCGCCCGCGCCATCACCACCGACGTCGTCGACCTGCTCAACCTGCTGTGGGCGCCGGTCTCCGTGCTGAACGACCCCGCGAAGGCGGCCGCGGTCGCCGCCTACATCCCGTACTGGGCCAAGGGCCAGGTGTGGACGTACGAGAACCCCGACATCTGGAACGAGGAGTTCTACGTCAAGACCCAGAACCTGAGCCTCGCGCAGGCGCGGTCCATCTCGGAACTCGCCAACAAGCCGCTGTTCCCGCCGAGTTGGGACGAGGCCATCAAGTGGGAGCAGCAGACCGCGGATCTGCTCGCCGAGGGCGGCTTCGTGAAGAAGTTCGACGTCGGCGGCCTCTTCGACCACCGCTTCGAGGGCATCGCCGCGAAGTCCGTACCCGCGCAGTACCGGAGGTGA
- a CDS encoding ABC transporter permease encodes MTTTSVSTAAPPAKPEPAPDHRVRRRRSLAPGKRVPAARLAGPALLVVLWAAASAAGALDPGAIPAPWTVVETGAHLWTAGTLPDDILTSLQRAGTGFALGLAAGVALALASGLSRTGEALIDGTVNLNRAIPTLGLIPLFILWLGIGETFKVAIIAIVVYIPIYLNTHAALSGIDSRFVELAEVQGLNRLRFIRQIVIPGALPGFFVGLRLGVTGSWLGLVVLEQINATSGLGYLMFQAQNYGQTDVILVGLVVYGIFGLVSDSAVRIVERRVLSWRRTLSS; translated from the coding sequence ATGACCACGACGAGTGTGAGTACCGCGGCGCCACCGGCGAAGCCGGAGCCGGCGCCGGACCACCGCGTCCGCCGGCGCCGCTCCCTGGCCCCCGGCAAACGCGTCCCCGCCGCCCGACTCGCCGGCCCCGCCCTCCTCGTCGTCCTGTGGGCCGCGGCCTCCGCCGCCGGGGCACTGGATCCCGGCGCGATCCCGGCGCCCTGGACCGTCGTCGAGACCGGCGCCCACCTGTGGACCGCCGGGACCCTGCCCGACGACATCCTGACCTCGCTGCAACGCGCCGGGACCGGGTTCGCCCTCGGTCTCGCCGCCGGGGTCGCCCTCGCGCTGGCCTCCGGGCTCAGCCGGACCGGGGAAGCACTGATCGACGGGACGGTGAACCTCAACCGGGCGATCCCGACCCTCGGTCTGATCCCGCTGTTCATCCTCTGGCTGGGCATCGGCGAGACCTTCAAGGTCGCCATCATCGCGATCGTCGTCTACATCCCGATCTACCTCAACACGCACGCCGCGCTGTCCGGCATCGACAGCCGTTTCGTCGAACTCGCCGAGGTGCAGGGGCTGAACCGGCTGCGGTTCATCCGGCAGATCGTCATCCCCGGCGCACTGCCCGGCTTCTTCGTCGGGCTGCGGCTCGGGGTGACCGGGTCCTGGCTGGGCCTGGTGGTGCTGGAGCAGATCAACGCCACCAGCGGACTCGGCTACCTGATGTTCCAGGCGCAGAACTACGGCCAGACGGACGTCATCCTCGTCGGCCTCGTCGTCTACGGCATCTTCGGCCTCGTCTCCGACAGCGCGGTCCGCATCGTCGAACGGAGGGTGCTGTCGTGGCGCCGCACACTGAGCAGCTGA
- a CDS encoding ABC transporter ATP-binding protein has translation MAPHTEQLTRPAVQLRGLTRSFAGRTVLDGIDLDIPAGQFTALLGHSGSGKSTLLRAVAGLDHEVAGSGQLTAPGRVSVVFQDSRLLPWRRVLDNVLLGLDGKDADRKGREALEEVGLKGRERAWPSELSGGEAQRAALARSLVREPELLLADEPFGALDALTRIKMHALLRELWERHRPSVLLVTHDVDEAIVLADRVLVLEEGRIGLDLPIDRPHPRSYRDPLLGEYRERLLGALGVTEDVG, from the coding sequence GTGGCGCCGCACACTGAGCAGCTGACCCGCCCCGCCGTCCAGCTCCGGGGACTGACCCGCTCCTTCGCCGGACGTACCGTCCTCGACGGCATCGACCTGGACATTCCCGCCGGCCAGTTCACCGCGCTGCTCGGGCACAGCGGCTCCGGCAAGAGCACCCTGCTGCGGGCCGTCGCGGGCCTCGACCACGAGGTGGCCGGGAGCGGGCAGCTCACCGCGCCGGGCCGGGTGTCCGTGGTCTTCCAGGACTCGCGGCTGCTGCCCTGGCGCCGGGTGCTGGACAACGTACTGCTCGGTCTGGACGGCAAGGACGCCGACAGGAAGGGGCGGGAGGCCCTCGAAGAGGTGGGGCTGAAGGGCCGCGAGCGCGCCTGGCCCAGCGAGCTGTCCGGGGGCGAGGCGCAGCGTGCGGCACTGGCCCGGTCGCTGGTTCGGGAGCCCGAACTGCTCCTCGCCGACGAGCCGTTCGGGGCGCTGGACGCCCTCACCCGGATCAAGATGCATGCCCTGCTGCGGGAGCTGTGGGAGCGGCATCGGCCCTCGGTGCTGCTGGTCACCCACGACGTCGACGAGGCGATCGTGCTCGCCGACCGGGTGCTCGTGCTGGAGGAGGGCCGTATCGGGCTCGACCTGCCCATCGACCGGCCGCACCCGCGCTCGTACCGGGATCCGCTGCTCGGGGAGTACCGAGAGCGGCTGCTCGGCGCGCTGGGTGTGACCGAGGACGTCGGGTGA
- a CDS encoding LLM class flavin-dependent oxidoreductase: MTRQLHLNAFLMNTGHHEASWRLPESDPYAHVDLAHYVNLARIAERGTFDSLFLADGPQLWNNLAQRPAGALEPLTLLTALATATEHIGLIATASTSYNSPYNLARKFASLDIISGGRAGWNIVTTAGAEAARNFGLDAEPAHAERYARAAEFLDVALKLWDSWEDDAIVADKAAGVWGDDAKIHPPRHSGTYFSVEGALNVPRSPQGYPLLVQAGSSEDGKAFAARYAEAVFTAQQTIEDARAFYADLKARTSQVGRDPDHIKVLPGIVPVIGSTEAEARAAEQELEDHIVYAHGVGRLESLLQLASGSLELDAELPASLPSEDAIEGAKSRYTLVVELARRERLTVRQLIGRLGGGRGHLTFAGTPEQVADAIETWFTQGAADGFNIMPPVLPSGLDAFVDHVVPILRARGLLRGEYGPRRTLRERYGLPRPANQYVSPSAPALV, encoded by the coding sequence ATGACCAGACAGCTCCACCTCAACGCCTTCCTGATGAACACCGGCCACCACGAGGCCTCCTGGCGCCTGCCCGAGAGCGACCCGTACGCGCACGTGGACCTGGCCCACTACGTGAATCTCGCCCGCATCGCCGAACGCGGCACCTTCGACTCCCTCTTCCTCGCCGACGGCCCCCAGCTGTGGAACAACCTCGCCCAGCGCCCGGCCGGTGCCCTGGAGCCGCTCACCCTGCTCACCGCGCTGGCGACGGCCACCGAGCACATCGGCCTCATCGCCACCGCCTCCACCTCCTACAACTCCCCCTACAACCTGGCCCGCAAGTTCGCCTCCCTCGACATCATCAGCGGCGGCCGGGCGGGCTGGAACATCGTCACGACCGCCGGTGCCGAGGCCGCCCGGAACTTCGGCCTGGACGCCGAGCCCGCGCACGCCGAGCGGTACGCCCGTGCCGCCGAGTTCCTGGACGTCGCCCTGAAGCTCTGGGACAGCTGGGAGGACGACGCGATCGTCGCCGACAAGGCGGCCGGCGTGTGGGGCGACGACGCCAAGATCCATCCGCCTCGGCACAGCGGAACGTACTTCAGCGTCGAGGGCGCCCTCAACGTCCCCCGCTCACCGCAGGGTTACCCGCTGCTCGTGCAGGCGGGGTCGAGCGAGGACGGAAAGGCCTTCGCCGCCCGGTACGCGGAGGCGGTGTTCACCGCGCAGCAGACGATCGAGGACGCGCGGGCCTTCTACGCCGACCTCAAGGCACGTACCTCGCAAGTGGGCCGCGACCCGGACCACATCAAGGTGCTGCCCGGGATCGTCCCGGTGATCGGCTCGACGGAGGCCGAGGCGCGGGCGGCCGAGCAGGAGCTGGAGGACCACATCGTGTACGCGCACGGGGTGGGCCGGCTGGAGAGCCTGCTGCAACTGGCGTCCGGATCCTTGGAGTTGGACGCCGAGCTGCCCGCTTCACTGCCCTCCGAGGACGCCATCGAGGGCGCCAAGAGCCGCTACACGCTCGTGGTGGAGCTGGCCCGGCGCGAGCGGCTCACCGTGCGGCAGCTCATCGGCCGGCTCGGCGGCGGGCGCGGCCACCTCACCTTCGCCGGTACGCCCGAGCAGGTCGCCGACGCCATCGAGACCTGGTTCACGCAGGGCGCCGCCGACGGCTTCAACATCATGCCGCCGGTCCTGCCCTCCGGTCTCGACGCCTTCGTCGACCACGTCGTCCCGATCCTCCGCGCCCGTGGCCTGCTCCGCGGCGAGTACGGCCCGCGCCGGACCCTGCGCGAGCGCTACGGCCTCCCGCGCCCCGCCAACCAGTACGTCAGCCCGTCCGCACCCGCCCTCGTCTGA
- a CDS encoding TauD/TfdA family dioxygenase, with protein sequence MSLDSLDIQKVTANIGARVFGVDISKPLAEEQVAALREALNVHKALVFDDVNLDDAGHQAFARHFGDITTAHPTVSAVDGAANVLPVDSERGRANHWHTDVTFVLNPPQATTLRSITIPPYGGETLIASSAAAYRQLPEPLRRLADTLWAEHTNDYDYAVPDEEVDDQQAAQRAEFTSIKYRTVHPVVRVHPLTGERGLFIGGFAQRIVGLSPGESRKILDLLQAYVTRPENILRHRWSENQLVVFDNRITQHYAIDNYDGLPRRLHRVTVAGDVPVGIEGKESHSIEGDASHYTPAAPPVAA encoded by the coding sequence ATGTCTCTCGACTCCCTCGACATCCAGAAGGTCACCGCCAACATCGGCGCCCGCGTCTTTGGCGTCGACATCTCCAAGCCCCTCGCCGAGGAGCAGGTCGCCGCTCTGCGCGAGGCCCTCAACGTCCACAAGGCCCTCGTCTTCGACGACGTGAACCTGGACGACGCCGGTCACCAGGCCTTCGCCCGCCACTTCGGCGACATCACCACCGCCCACCCGACGGTGTCCGCCGTCGACGGCGCCGCGAACGTGCTGCCCGTGGACAGCGAGCGAGGCCGGGCCAACCACTGGCACACCGACGTCACCTTCGTCCTCAACCCGCCGCAGGCCACCACCCTGCGCAGCATCACGATCCCGCCCTACGGCGGCGAGACCCTGATCGCCAGCTCGGCGGCCGCCTACCGCCAGCTGCCCGAGCCACTGCGGAGGCTGGCCGACACGCTATGGGCGGAGCACACCAACGACTACGACTACGCCGTACCGGACGAGGAGGTCGACGACCAGCAGGCCGCCCAGCGCGCCGAGTTCACGTCGATCAAGTACCGCACGGTCCACCCGGTCGTCCGCGTCCATCCGCTGACCGGTGAGCGCGGCCTGTTCATCGGCGGGTTCGCCCAGCGGATCGTGGGCCTCTCCCCGGGCGAGTCCCGCAAGATCCTGGACCTGCTCCAGGCGTACGTCACCCGGCCGGAGAACATCCTTCGCCACCGCTGGTCCGAGAACCAGCTGGTCGTCTTCGACAACCGCATCACCCAGCACTACGCCATCGACAACTACGACGGCCTGCCGCGCCGTCTGCACCGGGTGACCGTCGCCGGTGACGTGCCGGTCGGCATCGAGGGCAAGGAGAGCCACTCGATCGAGGGGGACGCGTCGCACTACACGCCGGCCGCCCCACCCGTCGCGGCGTAG
- a CDS encoding amino acid permease, whose amino-acid sequence MPSTSTETPPKADGVSPGLNHGLKQRHLSMIALGGVIGAGLFVGSGAGIAAAGPSIVIAYVLSGLLVMLVMRMLGEMSAAYPSSGSFSAHAERAIGPWAGFTAGWSFWVLLCTAVGLEGIGAAKIVTTWLPHTPEWAWVALFMVVFCGANLAAVKNFGEFEFWFAALKVGAITLFLVLGGLAIAGVLPGTDAPGTAHLTGEGGFFPNGSEGLIIGLLASVFAYGGMETVTIAAAESENPVSGVASAVRTAMWRIALFYIGSMAVVVTLVPWDSKEIVAKGPYVAALDHLGIPGAGQVMNVVVLVALLSAMNANIYGSSRIAYSLVQRGQGPAALGRVSGGVPRIAVLASSVFGFVCVALSYWRPDDVFPWLLNMIGAVILVVWIFIAVSQLRLRGRLERETPEKLVVRMWAFPVLTWVALAGMTAIFVLMAREPDTRVQLYSTGGMTVFLAVVGYAWQRARAKS is encoded by the coding sequence ATGCCCAGCACCTCCACGGAGACGCCCCCGAAGGCGGACGGCGTCTCCCCCGGACTCAACCACGGCCTCAAGCAGCGCCACCTGTCGATGATCGCCCTCGGCGGTGTCATCGGGGCGGGCCTGTTCGTCGGCTCCGGCGCCGGTATCGCCGCCGCCGGCCCGTCGATCGTCATCGCCTACGTCCTCTCCGGCCTCCTCGTGATGCTGGTGATGCGGATGCTCGGCGAGATGTCGGCCGCATACCCCTCCTCCGGCTCCTTCTCCGCGCACGCCGAGCGGGCGATCGGCCCGTGGGCCGGTTTCACGGCCGGCTGGTCCTTCTGGGTCCTGCTCTGCACGGCCGTCGGCCTGGAGGGCATCGGCGCCGCGAAGATCGTCACGACCTGGCTGCCGCATACGCCCGAGTGGGCGTGGGTGGCCCTGTTCATGGTCGTCTTCTGCGGCGCGAACCTGGCCGCCGTGAAGAACTTCGGCGAGTTCGAGTTCTGGTTCGCGGCACTGAAGGTCGGCGCGATCACGCTGTTCCTGGTGCTGGGCGGGCTGGCGATCGCCGGCGTCCTGCCGGGCACGGACGCGCCGGGGACCGCGCACCTCACCGGTGAGGGCGGCTTCTTCCCGAACGGCAGCGAGGGCCTGATCATCGGCCTGCTCGCCTCCGTCTTCGCCTACGGCGGCATGGAGACGGTCACCATCGCCGCCGCCGAGTCGGAGAACCCGGTCAGCGGCGTGGCCAGCGCCGTCCGGACGGCCATGTGGCGCATCGCCCTCTTCTACATCGGCTCGATGGCGGTCGTCGTCACCCTCGTCCCCTGGGACTCCAAGGAGATCGTCGCCAAGGGCCCCTACGTCGCCGCCCTCGACCACCTCGGCATCCCCGGCGCCGGCCAGGTGATGAACGTCGTGGTCCTGGTCGCGCTGCTGAGCGCCATGAACGCCAACATCTACGGCTCCTCGCGCATCGCCTACTCCCTCGTCCAGCGCGGGCAGGGGCCTGCGGCGCTGGGCCGCGTTTCGGGCGGCGTCCCGCGGATCGCCGTCCTCGCCTCCTCCGTGTTCGGCTTCGTGTGCGTGGCGCTGAGCTACTGGCGGCCGGACGACGTCTTCCCCTGGCTGCTGAACATGATCGGCGCGGTCATCCTCGTCGTCTGGATCTTCATCGCCGTCTCCCAGCTGCGGCTGCGCGGCCGGCTGGAGCGCGAGACACCGGAGAAGCTGGTCGTGCGGATGTGGGCGTTCCCGGTGCTGACGTGGGTCGCGCTGGCGGGGATGACGGCGATCTTCGTGCTGATGGCCAGGGAGCCGGATACGCGGGTGCAGCTGTACTCGACCGGGGGGATGACGGTGTTCCTTGCGGTGGTCGGGTACGCGTGGCAGCGGGCCCGCGCGAAGAGCTGA
- a CDS encoding superoxide dismutase, whose amino-acid sequence MPVYTLPELPYDYAALAPVISPEIIELHHDKHHAAYVKGANDTLEQLAEARDKESWGSVNGLEKNLAFHLSGHILHSIYWTNMSGDGGGEPLAADGVGDLADAITESFGSFAGFKAQLTKASATTQGSGWGVLAYEPLSGRLVIEQVYDHQGNVGQGSVPILVFDAWEHAFYLQYKNQKVDFIEAMWRVVNWQDVARRYEAAKSRADVLLLAP is encoded by the coding sequence ATGCCCGTCTACACACTCCCGGAACTGCCCTACGACTACGCCGCGCTCGCGCCCGTGATCAGCCCCGAGATCATCGAGCTGCACCACGACAAGCACCACGCGGCCTATGTGAAAGGTGCGAACGACACCCTGGAGCAGCTTGCGGAGGCGCGCGACAAGGAGTCGTGGGGCTCGGTCAACGGGCTGGAGAAGAACCTGGCGTTCCACCTGTCCGGGCACATCCTGCACAGCATCTATTGGACGAACATGAGCGGAGACGGGGGCGGTGAGCCCCTCGCTGCGGACGGCGTGGGTGACCTCGCGGACGCCATCACCGAATCATTCGGCTCCTTCGCCGGGTTCAAGGCCCAGCTGACCAAGGCATCCGCAACCACCCAGGGGTCCGGGTGGGGCGTGCTCGCATACGAGCCCCTGAGCGGCCGCCTCGTCATCGAGCAGGTCTATGACCACCAGGGCAACGTGGGTCAGGGCTCGGTGCCGATCCTCGTCTTCGATGCCTGGGAGCACGCCTTCTACCTGCAGTACAAGAACCAGAAGGTGGACTTCATCGAGGCGATGTGGCGGGTCGTCAACTGGCAGGACGTTGCGCGGCGTTACGAGGCCGCGAAGTCCCGCGCCGACGTATTGCTGCTGGCGCCGTGA
- a CDS encoding MarR family winged helix-turn-helix transcriptional regulator yields MDLIRSTLVGVNGVELFLLGRALMKIGEEALPEPPGGVGRYAGSTRLVLVVASDIAGHPDSAVGEIAARTGLPQSQVSAAVARLKEAGSVHTVPDPTDRRRVLVRPAGEVSERVAQVRATGIEKALAAALGSDDRQRLREVTEALNVLARNLAPTIGAHP; encoded by the coding sequence ATGGATCTGATCCGAAGTACGTTGGTGGGCGTGAACGGAGTCGAGCTGTTCCTGCTGGGGCGTGCACTCATGAAGATCGGTGAAGAGGCGTTGCCGGAGCCTCCCGGCGGTGTCGGCCGATATGCGGGCAGTACTCGCCTGGTGCTGGTCGTGGCCAGCGACATCGCAGGGCATCCGGACAGTGCCGTCGGCGAGATCGCTGCCCGCACCGGTCTGCCGCAGAGTCAGGTGTCCGCGGCCGTCGCCCGGCTGAAGGAGGCCGGATCGGTGCACACTGTGCCGGACCCCACTGATCGGCGGCGCGTGCTTGTGCGTCCGGCGGGCGAGGTGTCCGAGCGAGTGGCGCAGGTTCGCGCCACTGGCATTGAGAAGGCACTCGCCGCGGCGCTCGGTTCTGATGACCGGCAGCGGCTGAGGGAAGTCACGGAAGCGCTGAACGTACTCGCCCGTAACCTCGCACCGACGATAGGTGCCCACCCTTGA
- the iscB gene encoding RNA-guided endonuclease IscB: MYLIYNRRRPEGWLPPSLKHRVDTTCSWVRRLQNWAPVTEVHIERTAFDVHAMSVGVSLQGIEYQQGTLAGYEVRQYLLEHWGRACAYCGASGVPLQVEHIRPRSRGGSDRVSNLTLACRPCNHAKGSLSVEKFLKDKPRLVARILAHAKAPLRDAAAMNSTRWSLWRRLQELGTQLVWRAHEIQPQPPRLPTGKNSGTHKGRVAVRSTGRFNIRTDHGLVQGVHHRHVRLLQRADGYGYGRRPEQQTGRTSDDATASPDMTWNSKPCR, from the coding sequence ATGTATCTAATTTACAACCGTCGCCGCCCGGAAGGCTGGCTGCCTCCGTCCTTGAAGCACCGAGTGGATACCACTTGCTCTTGGGTCCGGCGCTTGCAGAATTGGGCGCCAGTGACAGAGGTCCACATCGAGCGAACCGCCTTCGATGTGCACGCTATGAGCGTGGGAGTGTCCTTGCAGGGGATCGAGTATCAGCAAGGCACGCTCGCGGGCTATGAAGTGCGCCAGTACCTCCTTGAGCACTGGGGGCGCGCATGCGCATACTGCGGCGCGTCCGGGGTGCCCCTTCAGGTGGAGCACATCAGACCTCGCTCACGCGGTGGATCGGACCGGGTGTCCAACCTGACGCTGGCTTGCCGCCCGTGCAACCACGCCAAGGGCAGCCTCTCGGTGGAGAAGTTCCTGAAGGACAAGCCTCGGCTTGTCGCGAGGATCCTCGCCCATGCCAAGGCACCGCTGCGGGATGCTGCGGCGATGAACTCCACACGATGGTCCCTGTGGCGAAGACTTCAGGAACTCGGTACACAGTTGGTCTGGCGGGCGCACGAAATACAACCGCAGCCGCCACGGCTCCCCACGGGAAAGAACTCCGGAACGCACAAGGGACGGGTCGCCGTGCGCTCCACCGGCAGATTCAACATCCGCACCGACCACGGTCTCGTCCAAGGAGTCCATCACCGCCATGTCCGCCTACTGCAGCGCGCCGACGGCTACGGCTATGGGCGCCGACCCGAGCAGCAGACGGGGAGAACGAGCGATGACGCTACGGCGAGTCCGGATATGACCTGGAACTCGAAGCCCTGCCGCTGA
- a CDS encoding SAM-dependent methyltransferase, with amino-acid sequence MTEIDTSVPHSARIWNYWLGGKDNYPVDEAAGDAYTAVFPGIVTIARSSRAFLGRSIRYLVTEAGVRQFLDVGTGLPTVDNTHEVAQRLAPESKIVYVDNDPLVLAHARALLTSTPEGVTAYEDLSLYEPDKILQAASRTLDLTRPTALILSGILGHVADHDQARDLVRDLLAGLPSGSYLSLNEGSRGTDPAYEYAQDAYNETGAVPYFLRPVDQIAAFFEGLDLVDPGIVSVPLWHPEPGDQDAQPIGQHGGLGRKP; translated from the coding sequence ATGACGGAGATCGACACCTCGGTACCGCACTCGGCCCGCATCTGGAACTACTGGCTGGGCGGCAAGGACAACTACCCCGTGGACGAGGCGGCCGGCGACGCCTACACCGCCGTCTTCCCCGGCATCGTCACCATCGCCCGCAGCAGCCGCGCGTTCCTGGGCCGCAGCATCCGGTATCTGGTCACGGAGGCGGGCGTACGCCAGTTCCTCGACGTCGGCACCGGGCTCCCCACCGTCGACAACACCCACGAGGTCGCCCAGCGCCTCGCCCCCGAGTCGAAGATCGTCTACGTCGACAACGACCCGTTGGTGCTGGCCCACGCCCGCGCCCTGCTCACCTCGACGCCCGAGGGGGTGACGGCGTACGAGGACCTGAGCCTCTACGAGCCGGACAAGATCCTCCAGGCGGCCTCCCGGACCCTCGACCTCACCCGCCCCACGGCCCTGATCCTCAGCGGCATCCTCGGCCACGTCGCCGACCACGACCAGGCCCGCGACCTCGTCCGCGACCTCCTGGCCGGCCTCCCCTCCGGCAGCTACCTCTCCCTCAACGAGGGCTCCCGGGGCACCGACCCGGCCTACGAGTACGCCCAGGACGCCTACAACGAGACCGGCGCCGTCCCGTACTTCCTCCGCCCGGTCGACCAGATCGCGGCCTTCTTCGAGGGCCTGGACCTGGTCGACCCCGGCATCGTCTCCGTCCCGCTGTGGCACCCGGAGCCGGGCGACCAGGACGCCCAGCCGATCGGCCAGCACGGCGGACTGGGCCGCAAGCCCTGA